A window of the Cystobacter fuscus genome harbors these coding sequences:
- a CDS encoding HD domain-containing protein: MPTLEDALELAVRAHRGQRDKAGQPYILHPLRVMARLDTETERMVALLHDVVEDTPYTLERLRELGYSEEVLGALERLTKAEGEDYAAFIERVRPHPLARRVKLADLEDNMDVRRLPAVTAKDAERLARYRAAWTRLKDT; this comes from the coding sequence ATGCCCACCCTGGAAGATGCCCTGGAGCTCGCGGTGCGGGCCCACCGTGGCCAGCGAGACAAGGCCGGACAGCCCTACATCCTCCACCCGCTCCGGGTGATGGCGCGGCTGGACACCGAGACGGAGCGCATGGTCGCGCTGCTGCACGACGTGGTGGAGGACACGCCCTATACGTTGGAGCGGCTGCGCGAGCTGGGCTACAGCGAGGAAGTACTGGGCGCGCTGGAGCGGCTCACCAAGGCCGAGGGCGAGGACTACGCGGCCTTCATCGAGCGCGTGCGGCCCCACCCCCTGGCGCGACGGGTGAAGCTGGCGGATCTCGAGGACAACATGGACGTGCGGCGGCTGCCCGCCGTCACCGCGAAGGACGCGGAGCGGCTGGCGCGCTACCGGGCCGCCTGGACGCGGTTGAAGGACACCTGA
- a CDS encoding serine/threonine protein kinase: protein MSKALHPNQLRPGDHVREYRLLRRLGVGGFSMVFLAERGRHYYALKVALQPASDADEDRVDGWLRREAVSLEHLVHPNLLPVHEWGRWPEPRTGYSFYVTDYVPGVTFIEWCRRGRVAPFEWVDVLCEVLRPLEAMHARGMCHRDIKADNVLVRDGDSRPFLIDFGAVHLPCAPPLTEGIAPGTMYCQPPEAIRFVMSQEAREKGARFEAHPSADLYAVGVLLYEALTGHHPFDPKLPVDQLLVAILTQPPVEPRLLNPEAPASLCSLAMRLLAKEPSRRPPSASAVREELQRLRAEEGQSPPWRTPGRAFSGQESALVRGRAVRGSAGRAGSSARERGPRRWMKVFLVLMLGMGLLGWGGWLLLHAGGGILPRVESTVPVSPRPAEQGVQPVPSPLSLPTHFAADTSAEVPSRACALLRVLLGTTLVQFVGCATAPTVRPDPSGYLKRCPPEAIETPQKLGFLPDYMYDSYIQPGPSVSSVSRRKPLTEGGGLNVKPGPITAHMYPFEGEDSRYLVIAGQAVTTRMRVYIEFDRVQLPDGTWLPFCGAAVSTAEMVYGLLTREAFSFPNVLVDPALVDHGPGSVVLNDPQFMTAVEPPKGERRRFDIEQVDPEAKPDIRVNQ, encoded by the coding sequence ATGAGCAAGGCCCTTCACCCCAACCAGCTCCGGCCCGGGGACCACGTGCGGGAGTACCGCCTCCTGCGTCGTCTGGGCGTGGGCGGCTTCTCCATGGTCTTCCTGGCGGAGCGTGGGCGCCACTACTACGCCTTGAAGGTGGCGCTGCAACCCGCCTCGGACGCGGACGAGGACCGGGTGGATGGTTGGTTGCGACGTGAGGCGGTGTCCCTGGAACACCTGGTCCATCCCAACCTGCTGCCCGTGCACGAGTGGGGAAGATGGCCGGAGCCGCGCACGGGCTACTCCTTCTATGTGACGGACTACGTCCCGGGAGTGACCTTCATCGAGTGGTGCCGTCGCGGGCGCGTCGCTCCCTTCGAGTGGGTGGACGTGCTGTGCGAGGTGCTGCGTCCGCTCGAGGCCATGCACGCGCGCGGCATGTGCCACCGGGACATCAAGGCCGACAACGTGCTGGTGCGTGACGGGGACTCGCGGCCCTTCCTCATCGATTTCGGGGCCGTCCACCTTCCCTGCGCGCCTCCGCTGACCGAGGGGATTGCTCCCGGCACGATGTACTGCCAGCCGCCAGAGGCCATCCGCTTCGTGATGAGTCAGGAGGCCCGGGAGAAGGGCGCCCGTTTCGAGGCCCATCCCTCCGCGGACCTCTACGCCGTGGGGGTCCTCCTGTACGAAGCGCTCACGGGCCATCATCCCTTCGACCCGAAGCTGCCGGTGGACCAACTGCTGGTGGCCATCCTCACCCAGCCGCCCGTGGAGCCCCGGCTGCTCAACCCCGAGGCGCCCGCGTCTTTGTGCTCGCTCGCCATGCGGTTGCTGGCGAAGGAGCCGTCACGACGTCCGCCGAGCGCCAGCGCCGTGCGCGAGGAACTGCAACGGCTCCGGGCGGAAGAGGGGCAGTCGCCCCCGTGGCGGACCCCGGGAAGGGCGTTCTCCGGGCAGGAGTCGGCATTGGTGCGAGGGAGAGCGGTCCGGGGGTCTGCTGGAAGGGCTGGGTCCTCGGCACGAGAGCGGGGACCGCGCCGCTGGATGAAGGTGTTCCTGGTGTTGATGCTCGGGATGGGGTTGCTTGGGTGGGGAGGGTGGCTCCTTCTCCACGCGGGAGGCGGGATCCTCCCTCGTGTGGAGTCCACCGTGCCGGTCTCGCCGAGGCCCGCCGAACAAGGAGTGCAACCCGTGCCATCCCCTCTGTCCCTTCCGACTCATTTCGCCGCCGACACCTCGGCGGAGGTTCCCTCGCGTGCCTGTGCCCTGTTGCGCGTCCTGCTGGGCACGACCCTGGTCCAGTTCGTGGGTTGTGCCACGGCCCCCACCGTGCGTCCGGATCCCAGTGGCTACCTCAAGCGGTGTCCCCCCGAGGCGATTGAGACTCCCCAGAAGCTGGGATTCCTGCCTGACTACATGTACGACAGCTACATCCAGCCGGGCCCCTCGGTCTCTTCCGTCTCGCGCAGAAAGCCCCTGACCGAAGGAGGGGGGCTCAACGTCAAGCCGGGCCCCATCACGGCCCACATGTATCCCTTTGAGGGTGAGGACTCTCGATACCTGGTCATCGCGGGACAGGCGGTGACCACTCGGATGCGGGTCTATATCGAGTTCGACCGAGTCCAACTTCCGGATGGCACATGGCTGCCCTTTTGTGGCGCCGCCGTGAGTACCGCGGAGATGGTGTATGGCCTTCTGACGCGAGAGGCTTTTTCGTTTCCAAATGTCCTGGTGGACCCGGCGCTGGTGGACCACGGCCCGGGCAGTGTTGTCCTCAATGATCCGCAGTTCATGACTGCCGTCGAGCCGCCCAAAGGTGAGCGGCGACGCTTCGACATCGAGCAGGTCGACCCCGAAGCAAAACCCGACATTCGTGTCAATCAATAA
- a CDS encoding alpha/beta fold hydrolase, whose amino-acid sequence MRQSIYDRLNVRVMGAMGPPLVFAHGFGSDQRAWRHQVAAFKSQYQIILFDHVGCGRSDFNAYSAQRYGRIHGYAEDVLELCEELDLRDATLVGHSVSGMAGMLAALAEPRRFQRLVFVKASPRYLDDVGYVGGFARSQLDTLYATMSANFLAWAGGFAEQVVNMPEMPELAREFARTLSAMRPDIALASARVIFESDLRAELPRLKTPTLILQSGADFAVPDAVGLYLAEHIPLAQLARIDARGHLPHLSTPTAVTDALADFLADRPPRSQEEQRLVLGAPGARRGVFKDSLN is encoded by the coding sequence ATGCGTCAATCCATCTACGATCGGCTCAACGTGCGGGTCATGGGCGCCATGGGCCCGCCGCTCGTCTTCGCCCATGGCTTTGGTTCGGATCAGCGCGCCTGGCGGCATCAGGTGGCGGCCTTCAAGAGCCAATACCAGATCATCCTCTTCGATCACGTGGGGTGTGGCCGGTCGGACTTCAATGCCTATAGCGCGCAGCGCTACGGCAGGATTCACGGCTACGCGGAGGACGTGCTGGAGCTGTGTGAGGAGTTGGACCTGCGCGATGCCACGCTGGTGGGGCATTCGGTGAGCGGCATGGCGGGCATGTTGGCGGCGCTCGCCGAGCCGCGGCGCTTCCAGCGGCTCGTCTTCGTCAAGGCCTCGCCGCGCTACCTCGATGACGTGGGCTACGTGGGGGGCTTCGCGCGCTCCCAGCTCGACACGCTCTACGCCACCATGTCGGCCAACTTCCTCGCCTGGGCGGGAGGCTTCGCCGAGCAGGTGGTGAACATGCCGGAGATGCCGGAGCTGGCGCGGGAGTTCGCCCGGACGCTCTCCGCCATGCGCCCGGACATCGCCCTGGCGAGCGCGCGCGTCATCTTCGAGTCCGACCTCCGCGCGGAGCTGCCGCGGCTGAAGACACCCACGCTCATCCTCCAGTCCGGCGCGGACTTCGCCGTGCCCGACGCGGTCGGCCTCTACCTGGCCGAGCACATCCCGCTCGCGCAACTGGCGCGGATCGACGCGCGCGGCCACCTGCCCCACCTGAGCACGCCCACGGCGGTGACGGATGCCCTCGCGGATTTCCTCGCGGACCGTCCCCCCCGGAGTCAGGAGGAGCAACGCCTGGTTCTCGGCGCGCCCGGCGCCCGGCGCGGCGTGTTCAAGGACTCCCTGAACTGA
- the ligD gene encoding DNA ligase D, translated as MGTYGEKRDFSLTSEPGPDVEASPSGAAPLFVVHKHDATRLHYDLRLEIDGVLVSWAIPKGPSYDPAEKRLAVQTEDHPLAYATFEGRIPDGAYGAGDSLLWESGTFDTVPPGQASEQLAKGRLHVVLHGAKLMGEWHLIRTRPMGKKAQWLCFKAKDGTERPGYDVTEAHPESVKSGQRVTRGPVRRTQRISEARPVRVSRPTRAKKAPALSPEALLEKVGAPMLATLAQVESTDQGEWLYEVKYDGFRALAAFREGEVALHSRGGKDLSARFPDIARALGALGGHEAVVDGEIVALDDRGRSRFQLLGKGVEERYVIFDVPWLDGEDLRPLPLEERRERLERLLARVKAPLQLAERVEGSARQALALARRRGWEGVMAKRVGTPYSPGRGETWLKLKVQANQEVAIVGFTPMANERPELGSLLVGVREGKAWRYAGKVGTGYTTKVRRELRELLSRDEVKKPPVQEAPRVRDALHHEEAIWVKPRHVAQVAFTEWTEDGRLRHPSFQGLRSDKRPEECVRERPIERPARRGPHRQTGRKSRPGARSAGRSAISRKEAAAAKKEAAAAKKEAAAAKKGASAALVGLTHGDRVLFPEPGYTKADVYRYFQDVAPFMVPALAGRPLTLQQWPQGVKAPGFFRQGVEHVPEGLSTVRITHETRELSHVVVDRPESLLWLANQSALTLHMWSSRVPHLEQPDWVVFDLDPGPGGTFGDLIELATGLRRYLERLELVSVPKTSGKRGLHVLVPLSPGHTYEQARAFAHETFAALSEEYPELATIERSKSRRQGRLYLDADQNAWGKTVVAPYSPRALPHAPVSTPLAWSEVTRRLEPSRFTLGTLRKRLDKVGDLFSPALKGRQSLPNR; from the coding sequence TTGGGAACCTATGGCGAGAAGCGTGACTTCTCCCTCACCTCGGAGCCCGGCCCCGATGTCGAGGCCTCGCCCTCGGGGGCAGCCCCTCTCTTCGTGGTGCACAAGCACGACGCCACGCGGCTGCACTATGACCTGCGGCTGGAGATCGACGGGGTGCTGGTGAGCTGGGCCATTCCCAAGGGCCCCAGCTACGATCCGGCCGAGAAGCGGCTCGCGGTGCAGACCGAGGACCACCCCCTGGCCTATGCCACCTTCGAGGGCCGCATCCCCGATGGGGCCTATGGGGCGGGAGACTCGCTGCTGTGGGAGTCGGGCACCTTCGACACGGTGCCTCCCGGGCAGGCCTCCGAGCAGCTCGCGAAGGGGCGGCTGCACGTGGTGCTGCACGGCGCGAAGCTGATGGGCGAGTGGCACCTCATCCGCACGCGTCCCATGGGCAAGAAGGCGCAGTGGTTGTGCTTCAAGGCCAAGGATGGCACCGAGCGCCCCGGTTATGACGTCACCGAGGCCCACCCCGAATCCGTGAAGTCCGGCCAGCGCGTCACCCGCGGCCCCGTGCGGCGCACCCAGCGCATCTCCGAGGCCAGACCCGTGCGCGTCTCCCGCCCCACCCGCGCGAAGAAGGCTCCGGCCCTCTCTCCCGAGGCGCTGCTGGAGAAGGTGGGCGCGCCCATGCTCGCCACGCTCGCCCAGGTGGAGTCCACCGATCAGGGCGAGTGGCTCTACGAGGTGAAGTACGACGGGTTCCGCGCGCTCGCCGCGTTTCGCGAGGGCGAGGTCGCGCTGCACTCGCGCGGCGGCAAGGATCTGTCGGCGCGCTTCCCCGACATCGCCCGGGCGCTCGGGGCGCTCGGTGGGCACGAGGCGGTGGTGGACGGGGAGATCGTCGCCCTGGACGACAGGGGGCGCTCCCGCTTCCAGCTCCTCGGCAAGGGGGTCGAGGAACGCTACGTCATCTTCGATGTGCCGTGGCTCGATGGGGAGGACTTGCGGCCGCTGCCCCTGGAGGAGCGTCGCGAGCGGCTCGAGCGGCTGCTGGCGCGCGTGAAGGCGCCCCTGCAACTCGCCGAGCGGGTGGAGGGCAGCGCGCGGCAGGCGCTGGCCCTGGCGCGGCGGCGCGGCTGGGAAGGCGTCATGGCCAAGCGCGTGGGCACCCCCTATTCACCGGGCCGCGGCGAGACCTGGCTCAAGCTCAAGGTCCAGGCCAACCAGGAGGTGGCCATCGTGGGCTTCACGCCCATGGCCAACGAGCGGCCCGAGCTGGGCTCGCTCCTGGTGGGAGTGCGAGAGGGGAAGGCCTGGCGCTACGCGGGCAAGGTGGGGACCGGGTACACGACGAAGGTGCGGCGGGAGTTGCGCGAGCTGCTGTCACGCGACGAGGTGAAGAAGCCCCCCGTCCAGGAGGCTCCGCGTGTTCGTGACGCGCTGCACCACGAGGAGGCCATCTGGGTGAAGCCCCGCCATGTGGCGCAGGTGGCGTTCACCGAATGGACCGAGGATGGGCGGCTGCGCCATCCCTCCTTCCAGGGACTGCGGAGCGACAAGCGCCCCGAGGAGTGTGTCCGGGAGCGGCCCATCGAGCGGCCCGCCCGCCGGGGTCCCCACCGTCAGACGGGGCGCAAGTCCCGCCCGGGGGCGCGCTCCGCGGGCAGATCCGCCATCTCCCGGAAGGAGGCCGCCGCGGCGAAGAAGGAGGCCGCCGCGGCGAAGAAGGAGGCGGCTGCGGCGAAGAAGGGGGCGAGCGCGGCCCTGGTGGGGCTCACCCACGGGGATCGGGTGCTCTTCCCCGAGCCGGGCTACACCAAGGCGGACGTGTACCGCTACTTCCAGGACGTCGCGCCCTTCATGGTCCCGGCGCTGGCGGGCCGGCCCCTCACGCTGCAGCAGTGGCCCCAGGGGGTGAAGGCGCCGGGCTTCTTCCGCCAGGGCGTGGAGCACGTGCCGGAGGGGCTCTCCACGGTGCGCATCACCCACGAGACGCGCGAGCTGTCCCACGTGGTGGTGGATCGGCCCGAGTCCCTCCTGTGGCTCGCCAACCAGTCCGCGCTCACCCTGCACATGTGGTCCAGCCGGGTGCCGCACCTGGAGCAGCCCGACTGGGTGGTGTTCGACCTGGATCCGGGCCCCGGGGGGACCTTCGGGGATTTGATCGAACTGGCCACCGGGTTGCGGCGCTACCTGGAGCGGCTGGAGCTGGTCAGCGTGCCGAAGACTTCCGGCAAGCGGGGCCTGCACGTGCTGGTGCCCCTGTCTCCGGGCCACACCTACGAGCAGGCGCGCGCGTTCGCCCACGAGACCTTCGCGGCGCTCTCGGAGGAGTACCCGGAGCTGGCGACCATCGAGCGCTCCAAGTCGCGGCGCCAGGGGCGGCTGTACCTGGACGCGGACCAGAACGCCTGGGGCAAGACGGTGGTGGCGCCCTACTCTCCGCGTGCGTTGCCGCACGCACCCGTGTCCACACCCCTCGCGTGGTCGGAGGTGACGCGCCGGTTGGAGCCCTCGCGCTTCACGCTGGGCACCCTGCGCAAGCGCCTGGATAAGGTGGGAGATCTGTTCTCCCCGGCCTTGAAGGGGCGTCAATCTCTGCCCAATCGCTGA
- a CDS encoding peptide chain release factor family protein: MTVSPSRRQAALAALALDDDALLRACEVEYFIASGPGGQHRNTTASGVRLTHPPTELSVTATERRSQVQNKGAALERLRTGLQALTYVPKKRHKTQPTKGSQRRRLDAKKRVGEKKAQRSNKDGW, from the coding sequence ATGACGGTCTCCCCTTCCCGCCGACAGGCCGCGCTGGCAGCGCTCGCCCTGGATGACGACGCCCTGCTCCGAGCCTGCGAGGTGGAGTACTTCATCGCCTCCGGCCCGGGCGGCCAGCACCGCAACACCACCGCCAGCGGCGTGCGGCTCACCCACCCGCCCACCGAGCTGTCCGTCACCGCCACCGAGCGCCGCAGCCAGGTGCAGAACAAGGGCGCCGCGCTCGAGCGGCTGCGCACGGGACTCCAGGCGCTCACGTACGTGCCCAAGAAGCGCCATAAGACCCAGCCCACCAAGGGCTCCCAACGGCGCCGCCTGGACGCCAAGAAGCGCGTGGGAGAGAAGAAGGCGCAGCGCAGCAACAAGGATGGATGGTAG
- a CDS encoding cyclic nucleotide-binding domain-containing protein: MATRLAERGRVGAALAEIRRIEQQSSVREAATVCEALARHWAQGSQLLRAIVACKELMRLDPGHTRTPLFIAQLYARYSPVPMEASGELLSQELELLPDREDPVAVPLFSMLGQEAFVALLEAVEVRTYLTGHPVIREGDPGASMFFMVEGRGDVMRLLEGRGPQEGPVVEGGVFGEMALIAEGPRLSTVMPSVPSILLELTRARFTELAQRFPLVDRIVRAFCRKRAADHLLRTHPLFSSLRHEQRRLFSREFQLQRVAAEATLLHAGEKGDGLYLLMRGRCTPFHVHPDGSETPLALLREGDVFGEISLLLDQPVTATVRADVPSVLLKLGRPAFERLSSSQPSMREVLMRMAKERLARTARLLAEG; this comes from the coding sequence TTGGCCACGAGACTCGCTGAACGCGGTCGGGTGGGAGCGGCGCTCGCCGAGATCCGGCGGATCGAGCAGCAGAGCTCCGTTCGAGAGGCCGCCACCGTGTGTGAGGCGCTCGCCAGACACTGGGCACAGGGCAGTCAGCTATTGCGTGCCATCGTGGCATGCAAGGAGTTGATGCGGCTCGACCCGGGGCATACCCGGACCCCGCTCTTCATCGCCCAGCTCTACGCGCGCTACTCGCCCGTGCCCATGGAGGCCTCGGGCGAGTTGCTCTCCCAGGAGCTCGAGCTGCTGCCGGACCGGGAGGATCCCGTGGCGGTGCCGCTCTTCTCGATGCTGGGCCAGGAAGCGTTCGTGGCGCTGCTCGAGGCGGTGGAGGTGCGCACGTACCTGACGGGCCACCCGGTGATTCGCGAGGGGGACCCGGGCGCGTCCATGTTCTTCATGGTGGAGGGCCGCGGGGACGTGATGCGGCTGTTGGAGGGGCGGGGACCGCAGGAGGGGCCGGTGGTGGAGGGCGGGGTGTTCGGGGAGATGGCCCTCATCGCCGAGGGTCCCCGGCTGTCCACGGTGATGCCGTCGGTGCCGTCGATCCTCCTGGAGCTGACGCGGGCGCGCTTCACGGAGCTCGCCCAGCGCTTCCCCCTGGTGGACCGGATCGTCCGGGCCTTCTGCCGCAAGCGCGCGGCGGACCACCTGCTGCGCACCCACCCGCTCTTCTCGTCCCTGCGCCACGAGCAGCGGCGGCTCTTCTCCCGCGAGTTCCAGCTCCAGCGGGTGGCGGCGGAGGCCACGTTGCTGCACGCTGGGGAGAAGGGGGACGGGCTCTACCTGTTGATGCGGGGCCGGTGCACGCCCTTCCACGTCCACCCGGACGGGAGCGAGACGCCCCTGGCCCTCTTGCGCGAGGGGGATGTCTTCGGGGAGATCTCCCTGCTGCTGGACCAGCCGGTGACGGCCACGGTGCGCGCGGACGTCCCCAGCGTGCTGCTCAAGCTGGGCCGTCCGGCGTTCGAGCGCCTCAGCTCCAGCCAGCCCTCCATGCGGGAAGTGTTGATGCGGATGGCCAAGGAGCGCCTGGCGCGCACGGCCCGTCTGCTCGCGGAAGGTTGA
- the acnA gene encoding aconitate hydratase AcnA gives MTDSFKSKSQLKVGSASYDFYSLAKVAKDHASVARLPFSLKILLENLLRNEDGRVVKREHVEKMLAWDPKAEPDTEISFHPARVLLQDFTGVPAVVDMAAMREALAALGGDPTKINPRNPADLVIDHSFQVDVFGTTAAFRANAELEFERNQERYAFLRWGQNAFKNFRAVPPDIGICHQVNLEYLAQVAFRQGNTVYPDTLVGTDSHTTMINGLGVVGWGVGGIEAEAVLLGQPITMLIPQVVGFKLTGKLPAGATATDLVLTVTQMLRKRGVVGKFVEFFGEGITGLSLPDRATIANMAPEYGATIGFFPVDEESLNYLRFTGRPAETVALAEAYFKEQGLFHTTNSPEPVFTDTLTLDLSTVVPSLAGPKRPQDRVPLTDMKASYEKSLVEMLAAGKSKGEDDEGGGKAKAPAAPVPPERLKQTVTVKNGPQSYEIGHGAVVIASITSCTNTSNPAVLLGAGILAKKAVERGINVQPWVKTSLAPGSRVVTDYLKEAGLMPYLEALGFHVVGYGCATCIGNSGPLPDPVAEAVTVGDLVVAAVLSGNRNFEGRINPHVRMNYLASPPLVVAYALAGVVGKDLDKEPLGTDRNGKPVFLKDIWPTNEEIREAIATAVKPEQFRHQYSRAMEGDALWQQLKVEAGSTFKWDPKSTYVRKPSFLENIPAEPKPLTDIKGARVLALLGDSVTTDHISPAGNIAKTSPAARYLMEQGVEPKDFNSYGARRGNHEVMVRGTFANIRLKNLLVPGVEGGVTVHIPTRERTSIYDASVKYQQEGTPLVVLAGAEYGTGSSRDWAAKGTAMLGIKAVIAKSFERIHRSNLIGMGVLPLQFEAGQDAQGLGLTGHETFEITGVADGLAPQKKLTVKATGEGGTKEFTVLCRIDTPNELDYYRHGGILLYVMRQLAKS, from the coding sequence ATGACGGACAGCTTCAAGAGCAAGAGCCAGCTCAAGGTGGGCTCGGCTTCCTATGACTTCTACAGTCTCGCCAAGGTGGCCAAGGACCACGCGTCCGTGGCGCGGCTGCCCTTCTCGTTGAAGATCCTGCTCGAGAACCTGCTGCGCAACGAAGATGGCCGCGTGGTCAAGCGCGAGCACGTGGAGAAGATGCTGGCCTGGGATCCCAAGGCCGAGCCGGACACGGAGATCTCCTTCCACCCGGCGCGCGTGCTCCTGCAGGACTTCACCGGCGTGCCCGCGGTGGTGGACATGGCCGCCATGCGCGAGGCGCTCGCGGCCCTGGGGGGAGATCCGACGAAGATCAACCCGCGCAACCCGGCCGACCTCGTCATCGACCACTCCTTCCAGGTGGACGTGTTCGGCACCACGGCGGCCTTCCGCGCCAACGCCGAGCTGGAGTTCGAGCGCAACCAGGAGCGCTACGCCTTCCTGCGCTGGGGCCAGAACGCCTTCAAGAACTTCCGCGCGGTGCCGCCGGACATCGGCATCTGCCACCAGGTGAACCTGGAGTACCTGGCCCAGGTGGCCTTCCGTCAGGGCAACACGGTGTACCCGGACACGCTGGTGGGCACCGACAGCCACACCACGATGATCAACGGCCTGGGCGTGGTGGGCTGGGGCGTGGGCGGCATCGAGGCCGAGGCGGTGCTGCTCGGCCAGCCCATCACCATGCTCATTCCCCAGGTGGTGGGCTTCAAGCTCACGGGCAAGCTGCCCGCGGGCGCCACGGCGACCGACCTGGTGCTCACCGTCACGCAGATGCTGCGCAAGCGCGGCGTGGTGGGCAAGTTCGTCGAGTTCTTCGGCGAGGGCATCACCGGCCTGTCCCTGCCGGACCGCGCCACCATCGCCAACATGGCGCCCGAGTACGGTGCCACCATCGGCTTCTTCCCGGTGGATGAGGAGAGCCTCAACTACCTGCGCTTCACCGGCCGTCCGGCCGAGACGGTGGCGCTCGCCGAGGCCTACTTCAAGGAGCAGGGCCTGTTCCACACGACGAACAGCCCCGAGCCCGTCTTCACCGACACGCTGACCCTGGACCTGTCCACGGTCGTCCCCAGCCTCGCCGGCCCCAAGCGCCCGCAGGACCGGGTGCCGCTCACGGACATGAAGGCCTCCTACGAGAAGTCGCTCGTGGAGATGCTCGCCGCGGGCAAGAGCAAGGGCGAGGACGACGAGGGCGGCGGCAAGGCCAAGGCCCCCGCGGCCCCGGTGCCCCCCGAGCGCCTCAAGCAGACCGTCACCGTGAAGAACGGTCCCCAGTCCTACGAGATCGGCCACGGCGCGGTCGTCATCGCCTCCATCACCTCGTGCACCAACACCTCCAACCCGGCGGTGCTGCTGGGCGCGGGCATCCTCGCCAAGAAGGCGGTGGAGCGCGGCATCAACGTGCAGCCCTGGGTGAAGACGAGCCTCGCCCCCGGCAGCCGCGTGGTGACGGACTACCTCAAGGAGGCCGGCCTCATGCCCTACCTGGAGGCGCTCGGCTTCCACGTGGTGGGCTACGGCTGCGCCACCTGCATCGGCAACTCCGGCCCCCTGCCGGATCCCGTGGCCGAGGCCGTCACGGTGGGTGACCTGGTGGTGGCCGCGGTGCTCAGCGGCAACCGCAACTTCGAGGGCCGCATCAACCCGCACGTGCGCATGAACTACCTGGCCTCGCCGCCGCTGGTGGTGGCGTACGCGCTGGCCGGCGTGGTGGGCAAGGACCTGGACAAGGAGCCGCTGGGCACGGACCGCAACGGCAAGCCGGTGTTCCTCAAGGACATCTGGCCCACCAACGAGGAGATCCGCGAGGCCATCGCCACCGCGGTCAAGCCCGAGCAGTTCCGCCACCAGTACTCGCGTGCCATGGAAGGCGACGCGCTTTGGCAGCAGCTCAAGGTGGAGGCGGGCAGCACGTTCAAGTGGGATCCCAAGTCCACCTACGTGCGCAAGCCGTCCTTCCTGGAGAACATCCCCGCCGAGCCCAAGCCGCTCACCGACATCAAGGGCGCGCGGGTGCTCGCGCTGCTGGGTGACTCGGTGACCACGGACCACATCTCCCCCGCGGGCAACATCGCCAAGACGAGCCCCGCCGCGCGCTACCTCATGGAGCAGGGCGTGGAGCCCAAGGACTTCAACTCCTACGGGGCGCGCCGCGGCAACCACGAGGTGATGGTGCGCGGCACCTTCGCCAACATCCGCCTGAAGAACCTGCTCGTGCCGGGCGTGGAGGGTGGCGTCACCGTGCACATCCCCACGCGCGAGCGCACGAGCATCTACGACGCCTCGGTGAAGTACCAGCAGGAGGGCACGCCGCTGGTGGTGCTCGCGGGCGCCGAGTACGGCACGGGCTCCAGCCGTGACTGGGCCGCCAAGGGCACGGCGATGCTCGGCATCAAGGCGGTCATCGCCAAGAGCTTCGAGCGCATCCACCGCTCCAACCTCATCGGCATGGGCGTGCTGCCCCTCCAGTTCGAGGCGGGCCAGGACGCGCAGGGCCTGGGCCTCACCGGCCACGAGACGTTCGAGATCACCGGCGTGGCCGACGGGCTCGCGCCGCAGAAGAAGCTCACCGTGAAGGCCACGGGCGAGGGCGGCACCAAGGAGTTCACGGTGCTCTGCCGCATCGACACGCCCAACGAGCTGGACTACTACCGCCACGGCGGCATCCTGCTCTACGTCATGCGTCAGCTCGCCAAGAGCTGA